The Herbaspirillum sp. DW155 genomic interval CGAACTGGACCTGTCGCAGGAAGACCATGATGCCTACTATCGCGGCTACGCCAATGGCGTGCTGTGGCCGGTGTTCCACTATCGCCTCGACCTGGCGCATTTCGAGGCGGGGCATCTGGGCGGCTATCGCCGCGTGAACCAGCTCTTCGCGCGTAAATTATTTCCGCTGCTGAAGCGCGATGACATCGTGTGGATCCACGATTACCACCTCATCCCGCTGGCCGCCGAGCTGCGCGCCATGGGCTGCGAGGCGCGCATCGGCTTCTTCCTGCACATCCCGCTGCCGCCGCCGCCGATCCTGACCGCCATCCCTTCGCATGAATGGCTCATGCGCGCGTTGTTCGCCTACGATCTGGTGGGCTTCCAGAACCATGCCGACCTGCAGCACTTCGCCCAGTACGTCCAGGCCGAAGCCACCGCCGAGCCGGTCGGCCCCAACCAGTTCCGCGCCTTCAATCACACGGTGCATGCCAATGCCTTCCCCATCGGCATCGACGTGGCGGAGTTCCAGCGGCTGGGCCAGGCCAAGGAAGCGCGCGATACCTATGAAAGCACCAAGGCCGAGTATTCGCGCCGACGCCTGCTGATCGGGGTGGACCGCCTCGATTATTCCAAGGGCTTGCCGCAGCGCATCCGTGCCTTCCGCGAACTGCTGCGCCTGTATCCGGAGAACCGCCACAGCGCCACGCTGCTGCAGATCGCCTCGCCCAGCCGCGAGGACGTGGAAGCCTACGGCGACATCCAGCGCGAGCTGGAAAGCCTGTGCGGCTCCATCAACGGCGACTTCGGCGACTTCGACTGGATGCCCATCCGCTACATCCACCGCACCGTGGCGCGCCGCCGACTGCCGGGTTTGTACCGCGCCTGCGCAGTGGCCTTGGTGACGCCGCTGCGGGACGGCATGAACCTGGTGGCCAAGGAATTCGTGGCCGCCCAGGATGCGGACGACCCCGGCGTACTGGTGCTGTCGCGCTTTGCCGGGGCGGCCGAACAGATGAAGGCCGCGCTCATCATCAACCCCTATGACACCCACGGCACCGCCCAGGTGATCCAGCAGGCCCTGCAGATGTCGCAGTCCGAACGGCGCGAGCGCCATGCCGCGCTGATGGAGAACATCCGCCAGTTTGACGTGCATTGGTGGTGCCGTGAATTTCTGGACACCCTGCGTAGCAGCCGTGCCGCCCCGGTGGAGGCTTGAGCCGGGAGGGCGAGTCGGGAAGCGGCGCGACGTGAATAAATTTTCCAAAAGACAAGTTTTTCCTGGCGCGGCGCTGCATGCCGTCGCGCCAGCGCATCGCCCGCGCGGGCAGGTTCACTAAAACTCCGCCAAAAGCCTTTATAATTCAGGGTTTTGGAAGTTTTTTGCGGAGTTTTCATGCCCATTTACGCGTATCGCTGCGAAGCGTGTGGTTTTGCCAAGGATGTCTTGCAGAAGATCTCTGACGATGCGTTGACCGTTTGCCCCTCCTGCAACAAGGACAGCTTCAGGAAGCAGTTGACTGCGGCCGGCTTCCAGTTGAAGGGTTCGGGCTGGTACGTGACCGATTTCCGCGGCAATGGCAGTGGCACGGCCAACAGCAAGGGGGCCAATGGCACCGGCATCGCCGCCTCCACCGACGCCCCCGCAGCGGCTGCCGCCGAACCGGCCGCAGCAACCCCGGCTGCTGCTGCCAGCGCACCGGCTCCTGCGCCTGCGGCCGCACCGGCTACCCCCAGCGCCAGCTAACGAGGTCTTCCTTCCCCCATGCGCAAATACTTCATCACGGGTCTGCTGATCCTGGTCCCCCTGGCCATCACGCTGTGGGTACTGAACCTGATCATCAGTACCATGGACCAGTCGCTGCTGCTGCTGCCGGAAGCCTGGCGGCCGGCGCACTGGCTGGGCCACAACATTCCCGGCCTGGGCGCGATCCTGACGCTGCTGATCGTGTTCCTCACCGGCCTGGCCGCGCGCAACTTCATCGGCCGTCGGCTGGTGCTGTTGTGGGAAGGCCTGCTGACCCGTATTCCGGTGGTGAAGTCGATTTACTCCAGCGTCAAGCAGGTCTCTGACACGCTCTTCTCGCCCTCCGGCAACGCCTTCCGCAAGGCCGTGCTGATCCAGTACCCGCGCCAGGGTTCATGGACCATTGCCTTCCTGACCGGCGCGCCCGGTGGCGAGGTCAAGAATCACCTGCAGGGCGATTTCATCAGCGTGTACGTGCCCACCACCCCCAACCCGACTTCCGGTTTCTTCCTGATGCTGCCGCGTGCCGATGCCATCGAGCTCGACATGTCGGTGGATGCGGCCCTGAAGTACATCGTCTCCATGGGCGTGGTCGCCCCCGAGATGGTCACCGACAAGAAGATCATCACCGACGCGGCGGCACCGAAGAATTGAGGGGGCGGCCGGCACGATGCCGGCCAGCCCCGCCTTCGCCCTTAGCGTCTTCTCTGAAATCCAACAAGAACACTGTCAACGGAATCACAACCATGTCCATGCGAACCCAATACTGTGGCCTCACTACCGAGGCACTGCTCGGCCAAACCGTCAGCCTGTGCGGCTGGGTGCACCGTCGCCGCGATCACGGCGGCGTGATCTTCATCGACCTGCGCGATCGCGAAGGCCTGGTCCAGGTGGTCTGCGATCCGGACCGCGCCGATGTCTTCAAGAACGCCGAATCGGTGCGCAACGAATTCTGCCTGCGCATCACGGGTCTGGTGCGCAACCGTCCGGAAGGCACCACCAACGCCAACCTGAAGTCGGGCAAGATCGAAGTGCTGTGCCACGAACTGGAAGTGCTGAACCCGTCGGTGACGCCCCCGTTCCAGCTCGATGACGACAGCCTGTCGGAGACCACCCGCCTGACCCACCGCGTACTGGACCTGCGCCGTCCGCAGATGCAGAACAACCTGCGCCTGCGCTACAAGGTCGCCATGGAAGTGCGCAAGTTCCTGGATGCACAAGGCTTCATCGACATCGAAACCCCGATGCTGACCAAATCCACCCCGGAAGGCGCACGCGATTACCTGGTGCCCTCGCGCGTGAACGCCGGTGAATTCTTCGCCCTGCCGCAATCGCCCCAGCTGTTCAAGCAGCTGCTGATGGTGGCCAACTTCGACCGCTACTACCAGATCACCAAGTGCTTCCGCGACGAAGACCTGCGTGCCGACCGCCAGCCCGAATTCACCCAGATCGACTGCGAAACCTCCTTCCTCAACGAACAGGAAATCCGTGACCTGTTCGAAGGCATGATCCGCCTGGTCTTCAAGAACGCACTGGACATCGACCTGCCCAACCCCTTCCCGGTGATGGACTTCGCCACCGCCATGGGCAAGTACGGTTCGGACAAGCCGGACATGCGCGTCAAGCTCGAATTCACCGAGCTGACCGATGTCATGAAGGACGTCGACTTCAAGGTCTTCTCGGGTGCCGCCAACAGCGAAGGCGGCCGTGTGGTCGGCCTGCGCGTGCCGGGCGGTGCAGAGATGCCGCGTTCGGAAATCGACGCCTACACCCAGTTCGTCGCCATCTACGGCGCCAAGGGCCTGGCCTACATCAAGGTCAATGAAAAGGCCAAGGGCCGTGACGGCCTGCAGTCGCCCATCGTCAAGAACATCCACGATGCGGCGCTGAACGCCATCCTGGAAAAGACCGGCGCACAAGACGGCGACCTGATCTTCTTCGGTGCCGACAAGGCCAAGGTGGTCAACGATGCTATCGGCGCGCTGCGCGTGAAGATCGGCCACAGCGAATTCGGCAAGAAGAACGGCCTGTTCGACGATGAATGGCGTCCGCTGTGGGTGGTCGACTTCCCCATGTTCGAATACGACGAAGACGGCCAGCGCTGGGTCGCCCTGCACCACCCGTTCACCTCGCCCAAGGATGGTCACGAAGACTTCATCTCGACCAACCCGGGCGCGGCCATCGCCAAGGCCTATGACATGGTGTTGAACGGTTGGGAACTGGGCGGCGGCTCGGTCCGTATCCACCGCGCCGACGTGCAGAGCAAGGTGTTCCGCGCCCTGAAGATCGATGACGAAGAAGCCCGCCTGAAGTTCGGCTTCCTGCTGGACGCCCTGCAATACGGCGCGCCCCCGCACGGCGGCATCGCCTTTGGCCTGGACCGTCTGGTCACCATGATGGCCGGTGCCGAGTCTATCCGCGACGTGATCGCCTTCCCCAAGACCCAGCGCGCCCAGTGCCTGCTGACCCACGCGCCGTCGGAAGTGGACGAGAAGCAGCTGCGCGAGCTGCACATCCGTCTGCGCAATACCGAGCCGGCAGTGAAGGCCTGATCGCTTTATCGGATTTTTCGATAAGCCCATCGAAAAAGCGCGTGCCGAAATGCACGCGCTTTTTTCATTCCGGCACCGGATTCATCAACGATATAAACAATATAAAAAATTAAGCCGGAAAATCGTTAAATCATTTACGCATGCATGCGCACAGAGCATGGCTGCATGCACAGATATCATTTCCGCCCGTCTCCCGCTGACCCTATTATCGGCCGCATACCAACGTCCGACATGAGGGGAGAGCATGCAAGCAACGACATTACCAGCCGACGGGATTGCGCTGGTCACCCACCACCAGCGCCGTCGAGCGATCATCGCCACCGTCATCGGCAATGGTCTCGAATGGTTCGACTTCACCGTCTACAGTTTCTTCGCGGTGATCATCGCCAAGCTGTTCTTCCCGACCGGTAACGACCTGACCTCCCTGCTGCTGGCCGTGGCCACCTTCGGTGTCGGCTTTTTCATGCGGCCGGTAGGCGGCATCCTCCTGGGCATCTACGCCGACCGCGTGGGCCGCAAGGCGGCGCTGTCGGTCACCATCCTGCTCATGGCGGTGGGTACTACCATGATCGGTCTGGCACCGACCTATGACAGCGTGGGCCTGTTCGCTCCGCTCATCATCGTCGTGGCGCGCCTGCTGCAAGGCTTCTCGGCCGGCGGCGAAATGGGCAGCGCCACCGCCTTCCTGACCGAATATGCGCCCGAGCGCGAGCGCGCCTATTACTCCAGCTGGATCCAGGCCAGCATCGGCGTGGCCGTGCTGCTGGGTGCGGCCGTCGGCACCTTCGTCACTGCCAGCCTGGATGCGCAAGCGTTGGCCAGCTGGGGCTGGCGACTGCCCTTCCTGCTGGGCATCATCATCGGCCCGGTGGGCTATTACATCCGCAATCACCTCGAAGAAACCCCGACCTTCCTCGAAGAAAAGGACAAGACCGACTCGCCCTTGAAGGAAGTGATCCGCAACTTCCCGCGCGAGACCTCGGCCAGCTTTTCGATGGTGATCCTGTGGACGGTCTGTACCTACGTCCTGCTGTTCTACATGCCGACCTATTCGGTGAAGGTCTTGAAGCTGCCGCAGACCACCGGTTTCATCGCCGGCATGGTGGGCGGACTCTGCATCATGGTATTGGCGCCCATCGTCGGCCGTCTGGCTGACCGCATCGGCCGCCGTCCGCTGCTCTCGGGCGCGGCGGCGCTGATCCTGGTCCTGGCCTATCCCATGTTCGCCTACATCAACAGCGCGCCCGGCCTGTCCACGCTGCTGATCTTCCAACTGGTCTTCGGTACCCTCATTGCGGCTTATACCGGTCCCATCCTGGCGGCCTTCTCCGAACTGTTTCCGGCCAAGGTGCTGTCCACCGGCCTGTCGGTGGCCTACAACCTGGCCGTGACCATCTTCGGCGGCTTTGCCTCCTTCTTCATCACCTGGTTGATCGCCGCCACCGGCAGCAGCATGGCCCCGGCCTTCTACGTGATGATCGCTGCTGCCATCAGCTTCATCGGAACGCGTTTCGTGCGTGAGCCGCAGTACCTGCAACAACATTGATTCCTGACATGACCAAGATTCTCCTGAAGGGCGGCAACGTCCTCGATCCCGCGCTGGGCAGCCTGTTCCCGCGCCATGATGTCCTGATTGAAAAAGACCGCATCATCGATGTCTCCGCCACGCCACTGGAAGTGGCCGGCGCCCGTGTGATCGACGTGAGCGGCAAGACCGTCATGCCCGGCCTGATCGACTGCCACGTGCACGTGCTGGCTTCGCTGGCCAACCTCGGCCTCAATGCCATGCAACCCGGCTCGCTGACCTCGATTCGCGCCCTGCCCATCGTCGAGGCCATGCTCAACCGCGGCTTTACCAGCGTGCGCGATGCGGGTGGTGCCGACTGGGGTCTGGCGCAGGCCATCGCCATCGGCCTGGTGCCGGGTCCGCGCATCTTCCCCTCGGGCAAGGCGCTGTCGCAGACCGGTGGTCATGGCGATTTCCGTCCGCGTTCCGATGTGCTGGAGCCGTGCTCCTGCGCCTTCCGCGCCGGCGCCATCGCGCGCGTAGCTGATGGTGTGGATGCCGTGCGCCTGGCTGCCCGCGAAGAATTGCAGAAGGGCGCGACGCAGATCAAGATCATGGCCTCGGGCGGCGTCGCTTCGCCCACCGACCCCATCGGCAATACGCAATACAGCGAAGATGAAATCCGCGCCATCGTGGCCGAAGCCGAGGCTGCGCAGACCTACGTGATGGCGCATGCCTACACCGGCCGCGCGATTGCCCGCGCCGTGCGCTGCGGCGTGCGCACCATCGAGCATGGCAACCTGGTCGATGCCGAGGCCGCACGGGTAATGCGCGAGCACGGCGCCTTCGTGGTGCCCACGCTGGTCACCTACGATTCCCTGGCCCGCGACGGTGCGCGCCTGGGCCTGCCGCCCGATTCGGTGGCCAAGATCGAATCGGTGCGCCAGGCTGGTCGCGACTCGCTGCGCATCTATGCCGAACACGGCGTGCAGATGGGCTTCGGCTCGGACCTGCTGGGCGAGATGCATCAGGATCAATCGACCGAATTCCTGATCCGCGCCGAGATCCTCGGCAATCTGGAAACCATCCGCTCGGCCACCTCGATTGCCGCTGCGATCCTGCAGCGCGAAGGCGAACTGGGTACCGTGCGCGCCGGTGCGCTGGCCGACCTGATCGTGGTCGACGGCAATCCGCTACAGGACATCACGCTGCTGACCGGCCAGGGTGAACACCTGTCGCTGGTCATGCAGGCCGGCCACATCCACCGCAGCCGCTGATCTCCGGCGCTGCGTCTTTTTCGCCGCCGCTTTCCGCACGCCATTGGAAAGCTGCGGCGGGCATGCTTTTCGCTCTACCATCTCGATCTGGATGAGACCTTTCGAGCTGGAGCGCCAACCATGCGTATATCGCCACTTCCCCCTCTGCCTTCGCTGATCGCCTTTGAAGCCGCCATGCGTCATGGCAGCTTTACCCGTGCGGCAGCGGAGCTGCATCTGACGCAAAGCGCCATCAGCCGCCAGATCGCCCAGCTGGAGCGCTTTCTGGGCAAGAAGCTGTTCCTGCGCGAGCCGCGCGCACTGCGCCTGACCGTCAGCGGCCAACGCTATGCCGCGCTGGTGCAGCGCCTGCTGGTCGATTGTGCCGAGGCCACCGAAGACATCATGAAACGCAAGGGCCATCAGGAACTGACGGTGGCCTGTTCGCAAGGGGTCGCCGTGCTGTGGCTCACGCCCCGACTGGCGCGTTTTCGTGCGCAGCATCCGGATTGCCACCTGCGGTTGATCGTCAACGACAGCCTGGCGCAACTTTCCGAAACCGATTTCGACATGGGCATCTACTTCCTGCGCGACGGCCCGCCCTCGGGGCTGGCGGCGCGCCGCCTGTATGACGAGGAAGTGTTCCCGGTCTGTTCGCCGGCCTATCTGGGGGGCCGCACTCTGGCGCCGGCCGACCTGCGCAACGAGACCCTGCTGATGCTCGAAGACGGCCAGCGCCAATGGATGTCATGGCAGAACTGGATGGCGCACAACGAAGTGGCCGATGCGCGCATCGAACATCAGATTCTCTCCAATCAATATCCCGTGCTCTTGCAACTGGCCATGGAAGGGCAGGGCATCGTGCTGGCCTGGCGTCACATGATCGACGCCTGCATGCAACAAGGACTGCTGGTGCGCGCCTGTGAAGCCAGTGCCAGCCTGGGCGG includes:
- the otsA gene encoding alpha,alpha-trehalose-phosphate synthase (UDP-forming), whose amino-acid sequence is MGRLVVVSNRLADPRKPAAGGLAVALGETLKKTGGLWFGWSGKVVENGTPGEGELRVNQAGPVTLAELDLSQEDHDAYYRGYANGVLWPVFHYRLDLAHFEAGHLGGYRRVNQLFARKLFPLLKRDDIVWIHDYHLIPLAAELRAMGCEARIGFFLHIPLPPPPILTAIPSHEWLMRALFAYDLVGFQNHADLQHFAQYVQAEATAEPVGPNQFRAFNHTVHANAFPIGIDVAEFQRLGQAKEARDTYESTKAEYSRRRLLIGVDRLDYSKGLPQRIRAFRELLRLYPENRHSATLLQIASPSREDVEAYGDIQRELESLCGSINGDFGDFDWMPIRYIHRTVARRRLPGLYRACAVALVTPLRDGMNLVAKEFVAAQDADDPGVLVLSRFAGAAEQMKAALIINPYDTHGTAQVIQQALQMSQSERRERHAALMENIRQFDVHWWCREFLDTLRSSRAAPVEA
- a CDS encoding FmdB family zinc ribbon protein, which gives rise to MPIYAYRCEACGFAKDVLQKISDDALTVCPSCNKDSFRKQLTAAGFQLKGSGWYVTDFRGNGSGTANSKGANGTGIAASTDAPAAAAAEPAAATPAAAASAPAPAPAAAPATPSAS
- a CDS encoding DUF502 domain-containing protein: MRKYFITGLLILVPLAITLWVLNLIISTMDQSLLLLPEAWRPAHWLGHNIPGLGAILTLLIVFLTGLAARNFIGRRLVLLWEGLLTRIPVVKSIYSSVKQVSDTLFSPSGNAFRKAVLIQYPRQGSWTIAFLTGAPGGEVKNHLQGDFISVYVPTTPNPTSGFFLMLPRADAIELDMSVDAALKYIVSMGVVAPEMVTDKKIITDAAAPKN
- the aspS gene encoding aspartate--tRNA ligase, giving the protein MSMRTQYCGLTTEALLGQTVSLCGWVHRRRDHGGVIFIDLRDREGLVQVVCDPDRADVFKNAESVRNEFCLRITGLVRNRPEGTTNANLKSGKIEVLCHELEVLNPSVTPPFQLDDDSLSETTRLTHRVLDLRRPQMQNNLRLRYKVAMEVRKFLDAQGFIDIETPMLTKSTPEGARDYLVPSRVNAGEFFALPQSPQLFKQLLMVANFDRYYQITKCFRDEDLRADRQPEFTQIDCETSFLNEQEIRDLFEGMIRLVFKNALDIDLPNPFPVMDFATAMGKYGSDKPDMRVKLEFTELTDVMKDVDFKVFSGAANSEGGRVVGLRVPGGAEMPRSEIDAYTQFVAIYGAKGLAYIKVNEKAKGRDGLQSPIVKNIHDAALNAILEKTGAQDGDLIFFGADKAKVVNDAIGALRVKIGHSEFGKKNGLFDDEWRPLWVVDFPMFEYDEDGQRWVALHHPFTSPKDGHEDFISTNPGAAIAKAYDMVLNGWELGGGSVRIHRADVQSKVFRALKIDDEEARLKFGFLLDALQYGAPPHGGIAFGLDRLVTMMAGAESIRDVIAFPKTQRAQCLLTHAPSEVDEKQLRELHIRLRNTEPAVKA
- a CDS encoding MFS transporter, which encodes MQATTLPADGIALVTHHQRRRAIIATVIGNGLEWFDFTVYSFFAVIIAKLFFPTGNDLTSLLLAVATFGVGFFMRPVGGILLGIYADRVGRKAALSVTILLMAVGTTMIGLAPTYDSVGLFAPLIIVVARLLQGFSAGGEMGSATAFLTEYAPERERAYYSSWIQASIGVAVLLGAAVGTFVTASLDAQALASWGWRLPFLLGIIIGPVGYYIRNHLEETPTFLEEKDKTDSPLKEVIRNFPRETSASFSMVILWTVCTYVLLFYMPTYSVKVLKLPQTTGFIAGMVGGLCIMVLAPIVGRLADRIGRRPLLSGAAALILVLAYPMFAYINSAPGLSTLLIFQLVFGTLIAAYTGPILAAFSELFPAKVLSTGLSVAYNLAVTIFGGFASFFITWLIAATGSSMAPAFYVMIAAAISFIGTRFVREPQYLQQH
- a CDS encoding amidohydrolase family protein gives rise to the protein MTKILLKGGNVLDPALGSLFPRHDVLIEKDRIIDVSATPLEVAGARVIDVSGKTVMPGLIDCHVHVLASLANLGLNAMQPGSLTSIRALPIVEAMLNRGFTSVRDAGGADWGLAQAIAIGLVPGPRIFPSGKALSQTGGHGDFRPRSDVLEPCSCAFRAGAIARVADGVDAVRLAAREELQKGATQIKIMASGGVASPTDPIGNTQYSEDEIRAIVAEAEAAQTYVMAHAYTGRAIARAVRCGVRTIEHGNLVDAEAARVMREHGAFVVPTLVTYDSLARDGARLGLPPDSVAKIESVRQAGRDSLRIYAEHGVQMGFGSDLLGEMHQDQSTEFLIRAEILGNLETIRSATSIAAAILQREGELGTVRAGALADLIVVDGNPLQDITLLTGQGEHLSLVMQAGHIHRSR
- a CDS encoding LysR substrate-binding domain-containing protein codes for the protein MRISPLPPLPSLIAFEAAMRHGSFTRAAAELHLTQSAISRQIAQLERFLGKKLFLREPRALRLTVSGQRYAALVQRLLVDCAEATEDIMKRKGHQELTVACSQGVAVLWLTPRLARFRAQHPDCHLRLIVNDSLAQLSETDFDMGIYFLRDGPPSGLAARRLYDEEVFPVCSPAYLGGRTLAPADLRNETLLMLEDGQRQWMSWQNWMAHNEVADARIEHQILSNQYPVLLQLAMEGQGIVLAWRHMIDACMQQGLLVRACEASASLGGGYYAVWPRDRIEHAAARAFRSWLVAESEATLL